The following are from one region of the Gammaproteobacteria bacterium genome:
- a CDS encoding NADH-quinone oxidoreductase subunit C, producing MSDIKQDLAASLQERFGDALADCRVAVGEVTVDVHCEKLLEVCAALRDEPAFGFEQLIDLCGVDYLEYGEGSWQGPRFAVVYHLLSVQNNQRLRLKVFLGDELPRLDSVIDIWAVANWFEREAFDLFGILFDGHPDLRRLLTDYGFIGHPFRKDFPLIGNVEMRYDPEKKRVVYEPVSIEPRTLVPRVIRHDSRYETGTKESKRG from the coding sequence ATGTCTGATATAAAACAGGATCTGGCGGCGAGCCTTCAGGAGCGTTTCGGTGACGCACTGGCCGATTGCCGCGTGGCGGTTGGCGAGGTGACCGTGGATGTGCATTGCGAAAAACTTTTAGAGGTATGCGCGGCATTGCGTGACGAACCCGCGTTCGGTTTCGAGCAGCTCATCGACCTGTGCGGTGTGGACTATCTGGAGTATGGCGAAGGAAGCTGGCAAGGCCCGCGCTTTGCCGTGGTTTACCATTTATTGTCTGTTCAGAACAATCAGCGTTTGCGTCTCAAAGTGTTTCTTGGCGATGAGCTGCCTCGGCTGGATTCGGTTATTGATATCTGGGCTGTGGCGAATTGGTTCGAACGTGAGGCATTTGATCTGTTCGGCATCCTGTTCGACGGCCATCCCGACCTGCGCCGCTTGCTCACTGATTACGGCTTTATTGGTCATCCGTTTCGCAAGGACTTCCCGCTTATCGGCAATGTCGAGATGCGTTACGACCCCGAGAAGAAACGCGTTGTGTATGAGCCGGTGAGCATAGAGCCGCGTACCTTGGTGCCGCGCGTAATCCGCCATGACAGCAGGTATGAGACGGGCACGAAGGAGAGCAAGCGTGGCTGA
- a CDS encoding NADH-quinone oxidoreductase subunit D yields MAEIRNYTMNFGPQHPSAHGVLRLVLELDGEVIERADPHIGLLHRATEKLAESKPYNQSVPYMDRLDYVSMMCNEHGYVLAMEKLLGIEPPLRAQYIRVMFDEITRILNHLLWLGAHALDIGAMTVFLYAFREREDLLDCYEAVSGARMHAAYYRPGGVYRDLPETMPHYQTSKWHNQKEVNQLNLNRQGSLLDFIQDFTERFPRYVDEYETLLTDNRIWKQRTVGIGVVSPERALQLGFTGPMLRGSGIAWDLRKKQPYEVYDRLEFDIPVGVQGDCYDRYLVRVEEMRQSNRIIRQCIDWLRKNPGPVMIENHKIAPPPRVQMKGDMEALIHHFKLFTEGFCLPEGEAYAAVEHPKGEFGIYLISDGANKPYRMKIRAPGFAHIAGLDEMVRGHMIADVVAIIGTQDIVFGEVDR; encoded by the coding sequence GTGGCTGAGATACGCAATTACACAATGAATTTTGGGCCGCAACACCCTTCCGCACATGGTGTGCTGCGTCTGGTGCTGGAGCTGGATGGCGAAGTCATCGAACGCGCCGATCCGCATATCGGCCTGTTGCACCGGGCCACCGAGAAGCTGGCGGAGAGCAAGCCGTACAATCAGAGCGTTCCCTATATGGATCGCCTCGACTACGTGTCCATGATGTGCAACGAGCATGGCTATGTGCTGGCCATGGAGAAGTTGCTGGGCATCGAACCGCCATTGCGTGCGCAGTATATCCGCGTGATGTTCGATGAGATCACGCGCATCCTGAATCATCTGCTATGGTTGGGCGCGCACGCGCTCGATATCGGAGCGATGACGGTGTTCCTCTATGCCTTTCGTGAGCGTGAGGACTTGCTGGATTGCTACGAGGCGGTGTCCGGCGCGCGCATGCACGCAGCTTACTACCGCCCTGGCGGCGTTTACCGGGATCTTCCGGAAACCATGCCGCACTATCAGACATCCAAGTGGCATAACCAGAAGGAAGTGAATCAGCTCAATCTCAATCGCCAGGGTTCGCTGCTGGATTTTATCCAGGATTTCACTGAGCGTTTTCCCAGGTATGTTGATGAATATGAAACCCTGCTGACAGACAATCGCATCTGGAAACAGCGTACCGTGGGTATCGGCGTGGTATCGCCGGAGCGCGCCTTGCAGCTAGGGTTTACCGGCCCGATGCTGCGCGGCTCTGGTATCGCCTGGGATCTGCGTAAGAAACAGCCCTATGAAGTGTATGACCGCCTGGAGTTTGATATTCCGGTCGGAGTACAGGGAGATTGCTATGATCGCTATCTGGTGCGTGTCGAGGAGATGCGCCAGTCCAATCGTATTATCCGCCAGTGTATCGACTGGCTGCGCAAGAACCCCGGCCCTGTGATGATCGAAAATCACAAGATTGCGCCGCCGCCGCGTGTGCAGATGAAGGGTGACATGGAAGCGCTGATCCACCACTTCAAGCTGTTTACGGAAGGCTTTTGCTTGCCCGAGGGTGAGGCCTATGCTGCGGTGGAGCATCCCAAAGGTGAGTTCGGAATTTATCTGATATCCGATGGCGCCAACAAGCCCTATCGCATGAAAATCCGCGCGCCGGGGTTTGCCCATATTGCCGGGCTGGACGAGATGGTGCGCGGTCACATGATTGCGGACGTGGTGGCTATTATCGGGACACAGGATATCGTATTTGGTGAGGTTGATCGTTGA
- a CDS encoding NADH-quinone oxidoreductase subunit A: MLENYLPILIFLGLGIFFGVAPVVAGFLVAPNRPDSEKLSPYECGFEAFEDSRMKFDVRYYLVAILFIVFDLEIAFLFPWAAVLGEIGMFGYIAMVVFLGILVIGFIYEWKKGALEWE, translated from the coding sequence ATGTTGGAAAACTATTTGCCAATCTTGATTTTTCTCGGGCTTGGCATCTTTTTTGGGGTCGCACCGGTAGTCGCCGGCTTTTTGGTTGCGCCGAATCGCCCTGACAGCGAAAAGCTCTCTCCCTATGAGTGCGGCTTCGAGGCATTCGAAGATTCGCGCATGAAGTTCGATGTGCGCTATTACCTCGTGGCCATCCTGTTTATCGTCTTCGATCTTGAAATTGCTTTTCTGTTTCCCTGGGCTGCGGTGCTGGGTGAGATAGGCATGTTTGGTTACATCGCCATGGTGGTGTTTCTCGGCATCCTCGTGATCGGGTTTATCTATGAGTGGAAGAAGGGAGCCCTGGAGTGGGAATAA
- the nuoG gene encoding NADH-quinone oxidoreductase subunit NuoG: MVNIEIDGKLVEAKDGAMVIEAADDAGIPIPRFCYHKKLSIAANCRMCLVEVEKAAKPLPACATPVTEGMKIYTKSPRALDAQKGVMEFLLINHPLDCPICDQGGECDLQEMALGYGASNSRFMESKRVVKDKDIGPLITTEMTRCIHCTRCVRFGEEIAGIKELGATGRGEHMEIGTYVEKALASEMSGNVIDLCPVGALTSKPFRYAARAWELARRDTVAPHDCIGSNLHVDVRGNQVMRVLPRENEAINETWISDRDRFSYEGLSSPNRLRVPMIKKDGHWQETDWTTAFEFTVAGLKSVLTRHGAGQLGALISPIATTEEMYLTQKLVRSLGGSNVDHRLRQRDFSDQQIAPVYPWLGQAIPDLEHVDAALLIGSNVRKEQPIAAHRLRMAALVGASVMFVNAADYEFNFPVKARLISGVGDMERDLAGIAKALLHLTGGQAPEGLDALLADVAVNDTHKIIAQQLRQANKATVLMGSQALAHPAMSTLRALAGVISQLSNAVFGYLPEAGNSVGGWLSGALPHRGAFGESIATPGLDARAMLDSRLKAYLLLGIEPEFDCADPTTALTALTGADFVVSLSSYKSELMQRYANVILPIGPFTETSGTFVNAEGRWQSFAGVVSPLGESRPGWKVLRVLGNLFGLDGFDYFSSEEVRDELRATATETKVDNTMIWSCPSKLGVEAVSGTIDTPMYAVDAIVRRAPSLQKTADGQVAANYFTEIETIKARLGLQGTESAVPSGKVAAHA, from the coding sequence ATGGTAAATATTGAGATTGATGGGAAGCTGGTAGAGGCGAAAGACGGCGCGATGGTTATCGAGGCTGCGGATGACGCCGGTATTCCTATTCCGCGCTTTTGTTATCACAAGAAGCTGTCGATCGCGGCGAATTGCCGCATGTGTCTGGTCGAGGTTGAAAAAGCCGCTAAACCCTTGCCCGCCTGCGCCACGCCGGTGACCGAGGGGATGAAGATATACACCAAATCTCCCCGCGCGCTTGATGCGCAGAAGGGCGTGATGGAGTTCCTGTTGATTAATCACCCGCTGGATTGCCCGATCTGCGATCAGGGCGGCGAGTGTGATTTGCAGGAAATGGCCTTGGGTTATGGTGCCAGCAATTCGCGTTTCATGGAAAGCAAGCGCGTCGTCAAAGACAAAGACATCGGCCCCCTGATTACCACGGAGATGACACGCTGCATCCATTGCACCCGCTGCGTGCGTTTTGGCGAGGAAATTGCCGGTATCAAAGAGCTTGGCGCCACCGGGCGCGGTGAACATATGGAAATCGGAACCTATGTCGAAAAGGCGTTGGCATCCGAGATGTCCGGCAACGTCATCGACTTGTGCCCGGTGGGCGCGCTGACCTCCAAACCTTTCCGGTATGCCGCCCGCGCGTGGGAATTGGCGAGGCGCGATACCGTTGCGCCTCATGATTGCATTGGCTCCAATCTCCATGTGGATGTGCGCGGCAATCAGGTAATGCGTGTTCTACCGCGTGAAAACGAAGCGATCAATGAAACCTGGATTTCCGACCGCGACCGCTTCAGCTATGAAGGGTTGAGCAGTCCTAATCGTCTGCGCGTGCCGATGATCAAAAAGGACGGCCACTGGCAGGAAACCGATTGGACCACGGCGTTTGAGTTCACCGTGGCCGGGCTGAAGTCCGTGCTGACCCGTCATGGCGCCGGCCAGTTGGGCGCATTGATTTCTCCGATTGCCACCACGGAAGAAATGTACCTCACCCAGAAACTGGTGCGAAGTCTGGGCGGCTCCAACGTTGACCATCGCCTGCGCCAGCGTGATTTCAGCGACCAGCAGATTGCGCCGGTCTATCCTTGGCTCGGTCAGGCGATACCGGATCTTGAACATGTTGATGCCGCGTTGCTGATCGGCTCCAACGTGCGCAAAGAGCAGCCTATTGCTGCTCACCGCTTGCGCATGGCTGCGCTGGTAGGCGCCAGCGTGATGTTTGTCAACGCCGCAGATTATGAATTCAACTTTCCGGTTAAGGCCAGGTTGATCTCTGGCGTTGGGGATATGGAGCGTGACCTTGCCGGGATTGCCAAAGCGTTGCTGCATCTGACTGGCGGGCAAGCGCCAGAGGGATTGGATGCGCTGCTGGCGGACGTGGCTGTGAATGATACCCACAAGATAATTGCCCAGCAGTTGCGCCAGGCGAACAAGGCGACAGTGCTGATGGGCAGCCAGGCGTTAGCCCATCCCGCCATGTCCACGCTGCGCGCACTTGCGGGCGTGATCTCGCAGTTGAGTAACGCGGTGTTCGGCTACTTGCCGGAGGCGGGCAATAGCGTGGGAGGCTGGTTGTCGGGTGCGCTGCCGCATCGTGGTGCCTTCGGGGAATCCATAGCGACCCCTGGTCTGGACGCGCGCGCCATGCTGGATTCCAGGCTGAAAGCCTACCTGTTGCTCGGTATCGAGCCGGAGTTCGATTGCGCCGATCCCACAACAGCGCTGACGGCACTGACTGGCGCCGATTTCGTGGTGTCGCTGTCGTCCTATAAAAGCGAGCTTATGCAGCGCTATGCCAATGTCATTTTGCCCATCGGTCCGTTCACCGAAACCTCGGGCACCTTTGTCAACGCCGAAGGCCGCTGGCAGAGCTTCGCGGGCGTGGTGTCACCGCTGGGTGAATCCCGTCCAGGCTGGAAAGTGTTACGCGTGCTGGGTAATCTGTTTGGTCTCGATGGTTTTGACTATTTTTCATCGGAAGAGGTGCGTGACGAACTGCGCGCCACGGCCACGGAGACCAAGGTGGACAACACAATGATTTGGTCTTGTCCGTCCAAGCTGGGTGTTGAAGCCGTATCGGGCACGATTGACACGCCCATGTATGCCGTCGACGCCATCGTGCGCCGCGCCCCCTCTTTGCAAAAAACCGCAGACGGGCAGGTGGCAGCGAACTATTTTACTGAGATTGAGACTATAAAGGCGCGTTTGGGGCTGCAAGGCACTGAGAGCGCCGTGCCGTCCGGCAAGGTGGCTGCCCATGCTTGA
- the secG gene encoding preprotein translocase subunit SecG, with amino-acid sequence MYTILSIVLVIVAVALVSLVLIQQGKGADIGAAFGSGASQTVFGSRGSASFMTRATAVLAALFFILCLSLAYLSGNRTERKSVTDMAVPVQPKPAQPVGVTPMVPAMAPSGGTQQSPVVPAKPTQ; translated from the coding sequence ATGTATACTATTTTGTCGATTGTTCTCGTGATTGTGGCGGTTGCTCTGGTCAGTCTGGTGCTGATTCAGCAGGGCAAGGGCGCTGATATAGGCGCCGCGTTTGGAAGTGGCGCATCACAGACGGTATTCGGTAGTCGCGGCTCGGCGTCGTTTATGACGCGAGCAACGGCTGTTCTTGCTGCGTTGTTTTTTATTCTCTGTCTGTCTCTGGCGTACCTGTCCGGCAATAGAACGGAACGGAAGAGCGTTACGGATATGGCGGTTCCGGTCCAGCCTAAGCCTGCTCAGCCAGTGGGGGTGACGCCAATGGTTCCTGCGATGGCGCCCAGCGGCGGTACTCAGCAGTCACCGGTTGTGCCGGCCAAGCCTACGCAATAA
- the tpiA gene encoding triose-phosphate isomerase encodes MRQPLVAGNWKMNGSRASAKELVEGIKAGVTGAVKTQIALCPPHAYLADVAVMLQGTPMALGAQNLCYASSGAYTGEISATMLLDFGCTYAIVGHSERRALFGEDNKIVARKFLAASRGGLTPIFCVGEMLEDRENELTEAVVARQLDAVLDSPECLAALGGAVIAYEPVWAIGTGKTASPDQAQEVHAFIRRQISAHSAEIAGKIQILYGGSVKGANAAELFAKPDIDGGLIGGASLDVSEFLTICHAAE; translated from the coding sequence ATGCGGCAGCCTTTAGTCGCTGGAAATTGGAAAATGAACGGTTCCCGCGCGAGCGCCAAGGAGCTGGTCGAAGGTATCAAGGCGGGTGTTACCGGCGCCGTCAAGACGCAGATTGCCTTGTGCCCTCCGCACGCCTACCTTGCGGATGTTGCGGTCATGCTGCAAGGCACGCCTATGGCGTTGGGCGCGCAGAATCTTTGCTACGCTTCTTCGGGCGCCTATACCGGCGAAATATCGGCGACGATGCTCCTGGATTTCGGTTGTACCTATGCTATCGTAGGTCACTCGGAGCGGCGGGCGCTGTTTGGTGAAGACAACAAAATAGTGGCGCGCAAGTTTCTCGCGGCAAGCAGGGGTGGACTCACGCCGATTTTCTGTGTCGGAGAGATGCTGGAAGACCGTGAAAACGAGCTGACTGAGGCCGTCGTTGCGCGTCAGCTCGATGCAGTGCTGGATTCGCCGGAGTGCCTGGCGGCACTTGGAGGCGCGGTGATTGCTTATGAGCCGGTATGGGCGATAGGTACAGGAAAAACTGCATCACCCGATCAGGCGCAGGAGGTTCATGCCTTTATCCGGCGGCAGATTTCTGCGCATAGTGCGGAGATTGCGGGTAAAATCCAGATTCTCTACGGTGGAAGCGTGAAGGGGGCTAATGCGGCGGAGTTGTTCGCCAAGCCGGATATCGATGGCGGCCTGATAGGTGGTGCTTCCCTGGACGTTAGTGAGTTTCTGACGATCTGCCATGCGGCAGAATGA
- the nuoF gene encoding NADH-quinone oxidoreductase subunit NuoF, protein MTNEVCFNTLHLDRPWTLATYQSAGGYEAWKKILAEKTPPDEIIAELKTSALRGRGGAGFPTGLKWSFMPRNVPGQKYIVCNSDEGEPGTFKDRDILRYNPHALIEGMAIAAYTIGATAGYNYMRGEFWEPYERFEAALAEARAAGLIGKNILESGVDFELYSHLGAGAYICGEETALLESLEGKKGQPRFKPPFPASYGLYGRPTTINNTETLASVPAIMRNSGRWFLELGKPNNGGTKIFSVSGHVNKPGNYEVPMGTPFSQLLEMAGGMRGGRKLKAVIPGGSSVPVVPGDMMMNVNMDYDSIAKAGSMLGAGSVIVIDDTACMVKVLARLAHFYYEESCGQCTPCREGTGWLSRVLHRIEHGQGKPEDLDMLVDVSNKIQGRTICALGDAAAMPVISFIKHFRDEFQYHIDHRQCMVGKAAPAAAA, encoded by the coding sequence ATGACTAACGAAGTCTGTTTCAATACATTGCACCTTGACCGGCCCTGGACTCTGGCGACTTACCAGAGTGCGGGTGGTTATGAGGCATGGAAAAAGATCCTGGCGGAAAAGACGCCGCCCGATGAGATTATAGCCGAACTCAAAACCTCGGCCTTGCGCGGGCGAGGCGGGGCAGGGTTTCCCACTGGCTTGAAATGGAGTTTCATGCCGCGCAATGTCCCCGGCCAGAAGTATATCGTGTGCAATTCCGACGAGGGCGAGCCGGGCACGTTCAAGGACCGCGATATCCTGCGTTATAACCCCCATGCGCTGATCGAAGGAATGGCGATTGCCGCCTATACCATCGGTGCCACGGCGGGCTATAACTACATGCGCGGTGAGTTCTGGGAACCCTATGAACGCTTCGAGGCGGCATTGGCCGAGGCTCGTGCGGCCGGATTGATCGGCAAGAATATCCTGGAGTCGGGCGTCGACTTTGAGTTGTATTCGCATCTGGGCGCGGGCGCTTATATCTGCGGTGAGGAGACGGCGCTGCTCGAATCCCTTGAAGGCAAAAAAGGCCAGCCGCGTTTCAAGCCGCCGTTTCCCGCCAGCTATGGTCTGTACGGACGGCCCACCACGATCAACAATACCGAAACACTGGCTTCAGTGCCGGCCATCATGCGCAACAGCGGGCGTTGGTTCCTGGAGTTGGGCAAGCCCAACAACGGCGGTACCAAGATCTTTTCCGTATCGGGCCATGTGAACAAACCGGGGAACTATGAAGTGCCGATGGGTACGCCTTTTTCCCAGTTGCTGGAAATGGCTGGCGGAATGCGCGGCGGGCGCAAGCTAAAAGCCGTCATTCCGGGCGGCTCTTCCGTGCCGGTGGTACCTGGCGACATGATGATGAATGTCAATATGGATTACGACTCCATAGCTAAGGCAGGCTCAATGCTCGGCGCTGGCTCGGTGATCGTCATAGATGACACCGCTTGCATGGTCAAGGTGTTGGCGCGCCTCGCTCATTTTTATTATGAGGAGTCGTGCGGTCAATGTACGCCGTGCCGCGAGGGGACGGGCTGGCTGTCTCGCGTACTTCATCGTATTGAGCATGGGCAGGGCAAGCCGGAAGATCTGGATATGCTGGTGGATGTCTCCAACAAGATTCAGGGCCGCACTATTTGCGCCTTGGGCGATGCTGCGGCAATGCCGGTGATTAGCTTCATAAAGCATTTCCGCGATGAATTCCAGTACCACATCGACCACCGTCAGTGTATGGTGGGTAAGGCAGCGCCAGCCGCAGCGGCATAA
- a CDS encoding NADH-quinone oxidoreductase subunit J, whose product MEQIVFYAFAAILVAASVAVITVRNPVHAVLFLVLTFFTSAALWMLLEAEFLAITLVLVYVGAVMVLFLFVVMMLDINITVLREGFIRYLPVGIIVALVVMVEMTIAVGPKYFGLEHFAEPTRHMADYSNTKELGRILYTVYVYPFEIAAAILLVAIVAAIALTLRRRPQTKYQNAGWQVATRRNDRVRIVKMETEKKES is encoded by the coding sequence ATGGAACAGATCGTTTTTTACGCTTTTGCGGCAATTTTGGTGGCTGCGTCGGTAGCGGTGATTACCGTGCGCAACCCCGTACATGCCGTGCTCTTTCTGGTGCTGACCTTTTTTACCAGCGCTGCGCTATGGATGCTGCTCGAAGCGGAATTCCTCGCCATTACCCTGGTGCTGGTATATGTTGGCGCGGTGATGGTGTTGTTCCTGTTCGTGGTCATGATGCTGGATATCAATATCACAGTACTGCGTGAGGGCTTCATCAGATACCTTCCGGTGGGAATCATTGTCGCGCTGGTTGTGATGGTGGAAATGACGATTGCGGTAGGCCCTAAGTATTTTGGGCTGGAGCATTTCGCCGAACCCACCAGGCATATGGCCGATTACAGCAACACTAAGGAATTGGGGCGAATACTTTATACGGTGTATGTATATCCGTTTGAAATTGCCGCCGCGATTTTGCTGGTGGCGATTGTCGCGGCCATTGCCCTGACGTTGCGCAGACGGCCACAGACCAAGTATCAGAATGCGGGATGGCAGGTTGCGACGCGCCGCAATGATCGTGTGCGCATCGTCAAGATGGAAACGGAAAAGAAAGAAA
- the nuoH gene encoding NADH-quinone oxidoreductase subunit NuoH encodes MLEMLQAVWSGIPEILQIVLKIVVIVVPIMLSVAYLTLAERKVIGYIQVRIGPNRVGPFGLLQPIADGLKLVLKEIIVPTNANRFLFLLGPIVALAPVLAAWAVIPFDSNLVLANVDAGLLYILAMTSLGVYGIIIAGWASNSKYAFLGALRSAAQVVSYEIAMGFALVGVLIAAGSLNLREIVLAQQGSVIHWFWLPLLPLFLVYFISGVAETNRAPFDVAEGESEIVAGFHVEYSGIAFALFFLAEYAAMILVSVLTSVMFLGGWLSPFEGIPILADAFAWVPGIVWLLGKTAVFLFLFLWFRATFPRYRYDQIMRLGWKIFIPITIVWLLVVGAAVLAEIGPWFD; translated from the coding sequence ATGCTTGAGATGCTGCAAGCCGTGTGGAGCGGGATTCCCGAAATCCTCCAGATTGTGCTCAAGATTGTGGTTATTGTGGTGCCGATCATGCTCTCGGTTGCCTATCTCACCTTGGCCGAACGCAAGGTGATCGGTTATATCCAGGTGCGCATCGGCCCCAATCGCGTCGGGCCGTTCGGACTGTTGCAGCCGATCGCAGACGGTTTGAAATTGGTGCTCAAGGAAATCATTGTTCCCACCAATGCCAACCGGTTCCTATTTCTTCTTGGGCCAATCGTGGCGCTTGCGCCGGTGCTCGCTGCATGGGCGGTGATCCCTTTCGACAGCAATCTGGTGCTTGCCAACGTCGACGCAGGCTTGTTGTATATTCTGGCTATGACCTCGTTGGGCGTCTACGGCATCATCATTGCCGGTTGGGCATCCAACTCCAAGTATGCATTTCTCGGCGCGCTGCGTTCCGCCGCACAGGTGGTGTCCTACGAAATCGCCATGGGGTTTGCCCTGGTCGGTGTGCTGATTGCCGCCGGAAGCCTGAACCTGCGCGAGATTGTGCTTGCACAGCAGGGCAGCGTGATACATTGGTTCTGGCTGCCGTTGCTGCCGTTGTTTCTTGTGTATTTCATTTCCGGTGTAGCGGAGACCAACCGTGCGCCGTTTGACGTAGCCGAAGGCGAATCCGAGATCGTCGCCGGTTTTCATGTGGAATATTCAGGAATAGCGTTTGCGCTGTTCTTCCTGGCCGAGTACGCCGCCATGATTCTGGTGTCGGTGCTGACATCTGTCATGTTCCTGGGTGGCTGGCTGTCCCCATTCGAAGGTATCCCGATCCTTGCCGACGCCTTCGCCTGGGTGCCTGGTATAGTCTGGCTGCTCGGCAAAACGGCGGTATTCCTGTTTTTATTCCTGTGGTTCCGGGCTACCTTCCCGCGCTACCGCTATGACCAGATCATGCGTCTGGGTTGGAAGATATTTATCCCTATCACCATAGTCTGGCTGCTGGTGGTGGGAGCTGCGGTATTGGCTGAAATAGGCCCTTGGTTTGATTAG
- the nuoE gene encoding NADH-quinone oxidoreductase subunit NuoE, which yields MSQANLNLLSGEVRAGIDRWVAQYPSEQKQSAVIPALHIVQDANGGWLTKDLMDAVAGYLEMEPISVYEVATFYSMYSLKPVGRHKIAVCTNISCMLCGSDEIVTHLEKKLGARMGETTPDGKFTLREVECLGACAGAPMFQIGKQYYENLTPSKIDAILDNLE from the coding sequence ATGTCGCAAGCGAATCTGAATCTGCTCTCCGGCGAAGTGCGCGCTGGAATCGACCGGTGGGTCGCTCAATACCCATCCGAGCAAAAACAGTCCGCAGTGATCCCCGCGCTGCATATCGTGCAGGATGCAAACGGCGGTTGGTTGACCAAGGACTTGATGGACGCTGTAGCTGGTTATCTGGAGATGGAGCCGATCTCGGTTTACGAGGTGGCAACCTTTTACTCCATGTATTCGCTGAAGCCTGTTGGTCGTCACAAAATAGCCGTTTGCACCAACATTTCTTGCATGCTGTGTGGCTCGGATGAAATCGTGACGCATCTTGAGAAGAAGTTGGGTGCTCGTATGGGTGAGACCACCCCCGATGGCAAATTTACCCTCCGTGAGGTGGAATGCCTGGGGGCATGTGCAGGCGCGCCGATGTTTCAGATCGGCAAACAATACTACGAGAATCTGACCCCGTCGAAGATTGACGCAATCCTCGATAATCTTGAGTAA
- the nuoI gene encoding NADH-quinone oxidoreductase subunit NuoI, translating to MNAITNYFRSLLLWELFIGLKLTGKYFFAKKITVQYPEEKTPQSFRFRGLHALRRYANGEERCIACKLCEAVCPALAITIDSAPRDDGTRRTTRYDIDLFKCIYCGFCEEACPVDAIVETRIFEYHFESREGTIMTKDKLLAMGDRYEKQIAADRTHDAAYR from the coding sequence ATGAACGCGATCACAAACTATTTTAGAAGTCTGCTGCTGTGGGAGCTTTTTATTGGGCTGAAGCTCACGGGCAAGTACTTTTTTGCAAAAAAGATTACCGTGCAGTATCCCGAGGAAAAGACCCCGCAGTCATTCCGTTTTCGCGGGTTGCATGCGCTGCGCCGCTACGCCAATGGCGAGGAGCGCTGCATTGCGTGCAAACTGTGCGAGGCAGTGTGCCCGGCGCTGGCCATCACCATTGATTCCGCGCCGCGTGATGATGGCACACGCCGTACCACACGCTATGATATCGACCTGTTTAAGTGCATTTACTGCGGTTTTTGCGAGGAAGCGTGCCCGGTGGACGCCATCGTCGAGACGCGCATCTTCGAATACCATTTTGAGAGCAGGGAAGGCACCATCATGACCAAGGACAAGCTGCTGGCAATGGGCGACCGTTACGAAAAACAGATTGCCGCAGATCGTACCCATGATGCGGCTTACCGTTAA
- a CDS encoding NADH-quinone oxidoreductase subunit B: MGIIEGVLEKGVVTTTADSLINWARTGSLWPMTFGLACCAVEMMHAGAARYDLDRFGVVFRPSPRQSDVMVVAGTLVNKMAPALRKVYDQMSEPRWVISMGSCANGGGYYHYSYSVVRGCDRIVPVDIYVPGCPPTAEALLYGIIQLQNKIKRTNTIAR, encoded by the coding sequence GTGGGAATAATAGAGGGCGTTCTTGAAAAGGGTGTGGTCACGACCACTGCCGATTCACTCATCAATTGGGCGCGCACGGGTTCATTGTGGCCGATGACGTTCGGTTTGGCCTGCTGCGCTGTGGAAATGATGCACGCGGGCGCCGCCCGCTATGATTTGGATCGTTTTGGCGTAGTGTTCCGTCCCAGTCCGCGCCAATCCGATGTGATGGTGGTGGCGGGAACTCTGGTCAACAAGATGGCCCCTGCGCTACGCAAGGTGTATGACCAGATGTCCGAGCCGCGCTGGGTGATCTCGATGGGGTCCTGTGCCAACGGCGGTGGCTATTATCACTATTCCTATTCGGTGGTGAGAGGGTGTGACCGTATTGTGCCGGTCGATATTTATGTCCCCGGTTGCCCGCCTACGGCGGAGGCGCTGTTGTACGGCATTATTCAGTTGCAAAATAAAATCAAACGTACCAATACGATCGCCCGCTAA